The Impatiens glandulifera chromosome 8, dImpGla2.1, whole genome shotgun sequence genome includes a window with the following:
- the LOC124912520 gene encoding probable disease resistance protein At5g45490: protein MEIERANSGNGVDLVELQFLISKLTHIINILEGDSSKHTFLLRNLTRLPKKLRDLKEALASNDKHIQKKESFYRIKNVLIDWESHRNKSSLHSYYALYHFLSKITTLRNELNSTDETILQIDQSICTPWFPELTTRFPDANAHGIEDKISTLVRILSLRRENDGMEMKTVGISGMKGVGKTMLCQQVFRHEIVQSFFLPRIWVCLSRIEGEDELDHRIVVVKRMLKALGVEEDVVSFAETKHSLEGLLYVLRLQLVGKNYLIVLDDAWKKDEEEFYSGLDKDEILSTKLAYGLPKGYGGAVVVTSRWQEMVDLMMDKDRSHCLTSNLDSESCWMVFKEEAEKEGVRLSNDLISLKDEIVKNCDGLPLAAKLLGELARKNYEKEIQAQQSSSIQMIES, encoded by the exons ATGGAGATAGAGAGAGCAAATTCTGGCAATGGAGTTGACTTAGTTGAGCTGCAATTTCTGATATCAAAGCTAACACATATCATCAATATACTTGAAGGAGATTCCAGTAAGCATACATTTCTACTAAGAAATCTCACCCGTCTCCCCAAAAAGCTAAGAGATCTAAAAGAAGCTTTAGCTTCAAACGATAAACATATCCAAAAGAAAGAATCTTTTTACAGAATCAAGAATGTTTTGATCGATTGGGAATCACACCGAAACAAATCCTCCCTCCACTCTTATTATGCCCTTTATCATTTCCTCTCCAAAATCACCACTCTCAGGAACGAATTAAACTCAACCGACGAAACCATTCTTCAAATTGATCAGTCTATCTGCACTCCATGGTTTCCTGAATTAACAACAAGGTTCCCGGATGCCAATGCCCATGGAATCGAGGATAAGATCAGTACTCTGGTAAGAATTCTTTCTCTGAGGAGAGAAAACGATGGCATGGAGATGAAAACAGTCGGGATTTCAGGGATGAAAGGGGTGGGGAAGACTATGCTCTGTCAACAGGTTTTCAGACATGAGATTGTTCAGAGTTTCTTTCTTCCCAGGATTTGGGTTTGCCTCTCCAGGATAGAG GGTGAGGATGAACTGGATCATAGAATAGTGGTTGTTAAGAGGATGTTGAAAGCACTTGGAGTTGAAGAAGATGTGGTTAGTTTTGCTGAAACAAAACATAGTCTAGAAGGGCTGCTTTATGTTCTACGCCTGCAGTTGGTGGGAAAGAATTACTTAATCGTGCTTGACGATGCTTGGAAGAAAGACGAGGAAGAATTCTATTCGGGTTTGGATAAAGACGAGATTTTGAGCACAAAACTTGCTTATGGATTGCCTAAAGGTTATGGGGGAGCTGTTGTGGTAACTAGCAGATGGCAAGAAATGGTGGATTTAATGATGGATAAAGACAGATCTCATTGTTTAACATCCAATTTAGATTCTGAAAGTTGCTGGATGGTATTCAAAGAGGAGGCTGAAAAAGAAGGTGTTCGATTATCCAACGATCTTATATCTCTGAAGGATGAAATCGTCAAGAATTGCGATGGCCTTCCCTTGGCAGCTAAATTGTTAGGCGAACTTGCTCGCAAAAATTACGAAAAAGAAATCCAAGCACAACAAAGCAGCAGTATTCAGATGATTGAATCATga
- the LOC124912521 gene encoding cell number regulator 2, which yields MAGSEDKQEEEEQKLLDGVATLDFDMLCSMVAMQTEGKRRILNDGDDDDLDGGGAAGESGGVFRMWEGELLDCFDDRRLAIETVCCPCYRFGKNMERAGLGHCFIQGFVYFSLLAVVIFNLIAFTLSSKHCFLYMGFGFALSFGAYLGFFRRQIQTKFNIKDNDSSWDGCIFHLLCPCCTLCQESRTLEMNNVRDGIWIGRADSICISSNRYGESTKTVFQQLHPPAIVLAHV from the exons ATGGCGGGGTCGGAagataaacaggaagaagaagaacagaaATTGTTGGACGGAGTAGCTACTTTGGATTTTGACATGCTCTGTTCTATGGTAGCCATGCAAACAGAGGGTAAACGGAGGATTCTCAACGACGGCGACGATGATGATTTAGACGGCGGCGGCGCCGCCGGAGAATCAGGTGGTGTTTTCAGGATGTGGGAAGGTGAACTTCTCGATTGTTTCGATGACCGACGTTTAGCTATTGAAACCGTCTG TTGCCCGTGTTATAGATTTGGGAAGAACATGGAAAGAGCTGGATTAGGTCATTGTTTTATCCAG GGATTTGTATATTTCTCCCTTCTTGCTGTTGTGATCTTCAATCTTATAGCTTTCACTTTAAGCAGCAAACATTGCTTTCTATACATGGGTTTCGGGTTTGCTCTTTCTTTTGGTGCTTATTTAGGGTTCTTCCGTAGACAAATTCAGACTAAATTCAACATCAAg GATAATGACAGTTCTTGGGACGGTTGTATCTTCCACCTTCTTTGCCCATGTTGCACCTTATGCCAg GAATCTAGAACTTTGGAAATGAACAACGTTAGAGATGGGATATGGATTGGTCGTGCAGATTCCATTTGTATAAGCAGCAACAGATATGGTGAAAGTACTAAAACAGTCTTTCAACAGCTTCATCCTCCAGCCATAGTCTTAGCCCATGTCTGA